The stretch of DNA CTGCGTGTTGTCACACGTTAAGCATGAGTGCATAACCACAACGGCAGAAACAGAGGTGTCAGGCTATCAGCTCACATGTATGATGCAGAGCAGAGATCATGCGTGAAATGCATGCTTTCAAATATATGAAGGAATGGCTCTTCAGAAAATGGCAAAAGTAGAGAAAACGAAATGAGCCCTGACTGCTCTCTCAAAGAGATTTTTTTTAACAAGGATTAATCCCATGACTTGATGATTGTCTCACAGATTGTTAGGTGGAGACTTACTCTACATGACAGTGGAATTTCTCAAGTCACATGCAACAGATTTCTCAGCTGCAGCAGAAGAAAGCTCGTGACATCGCCTTAGGTAGGTACGTTACCGTCTTTTCCGAGAACGCGCATGGTCACCTCAATCAGTTCCTCGCGAAGGAAAAGGGGAATCGACAGTCAAGATACTGCAACATGACAACACGACACAGATCGAAATGCTTCCACTAACTGCATGTTCTTCCTGGATCCATGGATACACAAGCTTCTTCGATACGATGATGAGAGTTAATCATACGGTTGTCTAGGAGCTAGCACACCAATGGATGAGCTAACGACCtatggccggccggccggtctaGCTAGCgcaggccggcggcggtggcgatggCGAGGCAGTTGCTGGCGAGCTTGGCGAGCTCGGCGTCCCGCTTGGCCATGACCGGCTTGAGCTCCTCGCGCTCCTCGAAGCCCTGGTCGCAGGTGTCCACGTCGGTGCGCACGGTGTCGAGCATGGTGCCCGTGGTCCcccggtcgccggcggcgatggccttCTCGGCGCCGTCCAGGCTGTCAGCCAGGTCGTCGAACGACTGCACGCAGTCGTGCAGCGGGCCCAGCGCCTGCGGCTGCGTCCTGGGGTCCTTCGccagcgcggccgccgccgccctggccTCGGCGGCCTTGGCGCGCACGGCGGCCATCGCCAGCCGGAGCACCCCCGCGCCGTCGAGCCGCCTCCCGCCGGggagctgcggctgcggctgcctCGAGATGGACGACATGCACAGGTCCGGGTAGTCCGTCTTCAGGCACAGGCTCCGCACGATGTCGGCGCCGGGGATGAGCGGGGTCGGcttcggcggcgccggcgcgggcgcgggcttCGGCTTGGCCGGCGCCCCTGGCTTGCTGTGCGCCCCTGCCTTCTTCGAAACGCAGAAGGCGCCGGCCGGTGGCGCCACCGCGGTGACGAGGAGGAGGGTCAGGAGGCAGGCGAggagcggcgggggcggcaTGGCGCGCATCGCGAAAGGGGGGCCGAAATGGAGGCTAGAGCTGATCAGGGTCAGATTAAATAGGAGGAGACGTGGTCAATTAATTAATAATTATTTATCTAATAATAACTATTTATTTGAAATATGAGGGAAAAGAGGGGAGTTTTTCCGGGAAAAGTGGGGGCAACGGTAGCCAGTGGTGATGAGCCTGTGAAAAATAGCAGGCAGTtcctccgtttcaaattattaattattttaacttttctaCGTATATACAAAATGGTGAATGGTGATGAAGCGTTGTTAAATTTTATCCTTTTTTCTTGGAGTTTGTAATTTGTTGAAATATGAGGGGGGATTACAAAGGAGAGGAAAATGAAATGAACTGAAATTTGTCTAAGGTTAGTGGTGATTAATTTCTTGGTAAGATGGCGTGTTGGTTTGGAGTTCTTTTATGATACTTAGAGGAAGTAGGGAAAGGGTTTGGCACATGGAGGGGAGAGGCTCATTAAGCTTTGAAGATTTCAATGCAAGCTTTATATATaggacactacaagaaagaAGGTGGGTGTTTGTAGTAGGACAGCAAAGTGAAGAGTACGGTGCATTATTTGGGTGTTTATAGCAAAAGGTTAGTATTTCAAGCAGGGTAGATCCTTGAGAGTGCACTCTATTCATTAGGTCTCATTAAATCTGGATGCTCATGAATAGGCTCATCACGAGCGTGATTCATTGTAAGAAGGTGTGCCCATGATCTATGAAGCTGTAGTTTAATCTTGGCCATAACAATTCCAATAATAACTCCTAATACGTCACCTACAACCTAGTATGTTTATGGGCTCCGCTAATCAGCGAGCGCGCGCCAGGAGGTGTATCGGCGCTCGATCTCCAACAGTGTGTGATTTTCCTTTTCGGAAAAAAATTTCGTGAGATTTTCCACTTTTTAGAAAGTTACTTATAACATATGTATGTATAACATCTTCCGGACAACTATTGGATGATACTTTTTCAGAATAACGTTTAGATGATAACTTTTCAGCATATTTTTTATGATACTTATAACTTTTACGCATAAATTTTTCCAACCAATTTTTTATAGGACAATTTTTAACACGACACATACAaattttatgcataactttttcAGCCTCCTTACTAAATGATAATTTTGAACATAACTTCCACGAAAACTTCTCACACAACTTTAATATATAAGTTCGTCATACAGCTCATAAAAATACAGCTTGTCAGAGATAACTTTTTGGCATAATTTGTACAAAATAGTTGTCAAAAGAGCATCTCGAAAACAGAACATAAAGAAGGTAAACAAAAAGATtgagaaaaaagaaagagaataCCAGGTAGTTCAAATACATAGGAGTATGTGACCGAGGCCTCTCATGTATGCAACTGGTATAGGCATGTAGACTCCAAATCAACTAGGCTCTTATATCTCCTACATGTACGCGCGACAAGCTGCGTACGCACACAGTTTCTGTCGCTGT from Panicum hallii strain FIL2 chromosome 3, PHallii_v3.1, whole genome shotgun sequence encodes:
- the LOC112885571 gene encoding pectinesterase inhibitor 28, producing MPPPPLLACLLTLLLVTAVAPPAGAFCVSKKAGAHSKPGAPAKPKPAPAPAPPKPTPLIPGADIVRSLCLKTDYPDLCMSSISRQPQPQLPGGRRLDGAGVLRLAMAAVRAKAAEARAAAAALAKDPRTQPQALGPLHDCVQSFDDLADSLDGAEKAIAAGDRGTTGTMLDTVRTDVDTCDQGFEEREELKPVMAKRDAELAKLASNCLAIATAAGLR